AGTAGTCAGTGAAATGGAAACATGAGTCACAAATTCATATAAAGTCTTCCTTGGTGATCTGAATGATGTAAAATCCATTTTGATTCTCGAAATTGTTGAATTGTTTTCCGTCGTAATACAAATACACCAAACTGTGTAAACGTTTTGTTCAAATATCGACCTATCCTAACCGTCATAAAAGCATGAGAAACATAAATAGAGGCCTTCCTCCGAGTATAGTATATGCGAACCGATCGACGATTCATATGCAGTACAAAAGCGTATAAGAGAGAAGAGTCATAAGACTATCGAGGTCCAAGAAGAAGTAGAAACACAACAACCAGCGTCCAGGAACGTGATGAACGagtgtgaagaagagaaagagTTATGTACCGTTAAACGAAGCTTCCGGTCACTTTTAGAGGCCCGACCACATGCCGTTTAACCGTACATGTCGCAGCTGAAGGTCTTGATCTTGTACTCGCTTATACCAGCGACTACACCACAGTTGACATCCCAGGCAAGCTCAAAGTCGTCGCTCTCAGGCACACGGTCCTTCGCGCCGGCCGCGCACTTGGCGTCGGTAGTATAGTATGAGACCTCCATCTTGGGGGCAGTCTTCCAGTCACAAGCATCCGTACGCCTGTAAAAGGTACGGCGGTGTAGGCGAAGAGCCTTGCGTTCGATGGCTTTGTCGGGCGAGTCACAAGTGCAGCGTGCGGCCAGAGTGAGCTCATCGCGGCGGCAGTCGCAGCGGGAACCGTCAACATCATAGCGGCGAGTGTTTGGCTTGACTTGCGGGTGAGGGCGTCCCCACTTCCATGAGTTACCATAGGAGTTGTCAGGTTGTTCAGCCTCGCTGGTAGGAATCGCTGATGGCTCGTACGGTTGGTAGATCGTGGTTGCCACCACATTCGTAACAGTGACAACTGAGGGTTGCTGGGGCTGAGGCACCTGCGGCGCGGGGGTCTCTTTGGGTTTAGTTGGAGAGTATGCTGGTGGTTTGGGCTGAGTCGCGGATTGAGAAGGCTTGCTGGGCTCAGTGCCAGAGTCGGCAGCGATGTTAACCTTGGCACAATTCACAAAGGCCTCATGCTCGCGATTCAGCCACACCCACCCGAATAGAGCGTCGCCTGCAGGCATTCCAGTAGGAACCTTGAAATCGAAAGTCTGAGCTTCGGGTGAGCCATCCTCTGTTGCGTGAGGACAAGCACCGTGATACGAAGCAGCCATCTTCCACGTCTTGCCCTTATCCAAAGAGAACCCTACCTGACAAGAGCCTCCCGAGTGTGTGCCGCCGGGCGCCGCCGGATCGTAGTCGTAATTAGTAAGCTGGAAGTGGGCATCTTGGCCAGACTTCCATGTAACGCTCGCCTTCTCGGTATCGTACTTGTCTAGATGACCGCGGCAGATACCAGGTGAAGGTCTGCTGTCACCACCGTCGGGACCGCAGCAGCCGAGGGGAAAGTTGAACTCGGGGTCAAGTGTTTTCGATTGGCGGTTGATGCCTGGAGCTCCACCCAAGGGAGCTGGATAGTACATGCTCATATGAGCCTGAGCAGCGCCAACCAGGGCGAGCACAGAGAGAGTCTTGATGTACATCGTGGTGTTTGGTTGTATGTTGGTAAGGCAGGACCGTAATTGAAATGAAAGAATGTTATAGGATCAGATAATGACCCTGGAGAAGGTTAAACGTTGTGAATGCAGAAGTGACAGTGTATATGAGTCTGCGTTTGACAATGTCCTTCTGTGACTGCAAGAAGCGTTTGGAAAGATTTCCCTGATTGACAACAAAGAAGCTCAAAGAAGAAAGACGATCCTGCGTTTTCGGGCACAAGCAAATGAATGTAGAAAGAATGTCGACGAAGGCTAGCTTGTCAGGAGGGTGTGCGTCACGAGAAGTGATGCCCTCTTCCACAATGAGCGGCGTTCAGCCTTTAAATCAATCACTGATGGCTGGACCATAATTACCGGCAGACTCATCTGCCTTCCGCCTTAGTACATCCAGACTCAGCGCCTGGAGACCGCTGTGCGACAGGCATGTTAGTCATGATTCCCGACGGCAGGAGCTCAGTGGTAACCCCTGGCTATGCCCCGGACCAATGCGAGCGAGCCTCAGTGAGGCCAGGTCGCGTACATGCGGATACGGACTCGGCCTTGTTGTTTCGAAACAGCAAGACGCGAGTGGTGGGTGGAGTCTCGGGGCACCGTTGGCGCAAGACCGCGATGGAGGTTCTGCTGTTCCTGGATGAGGACGCTCGACATAGTGTTTCACGTCTTGCTCCTTTAGGCATAGCAGCGGCGCTTGTTCCTGCCAAGGGGGATAGGGTGGACCATCACCTACGCGATTTTTACACAATCTTAACCTCGATCCATGATAAATAACAAAAACCCGTTTCAGCACCAGAGGCTTCTGCGATCCATCGGCTGTTTTTGCCACTGACAAGCAGACGTTGAGGTTCTGGGTACAGCCGCGGTCGCTTATTCTATCCACGTgcgcgtgatccatcctgtTCAGGTTACTCTCAATCAGCTCTGTCCTTACTCCACTTGTTTATTTGTCGGACTATAGCAGCCAATTCGTGCCTGCTCGTATTTCCTTTAGTGCAACACTTTACCGGTACGAACGGTCTGGATGCAGCTTTTCAATGACACGCATTGGAAGGCACCCTCCCGACGGGTTACAGTGCCGTTGCTGACCGTGAGAGACACATGCAACCTTCCGTCTGTATGTTATCATCATATCCCTATTTCCAGTGCCGGTCATCGTTTGCGCCCAGAAACTGCAGGAGACGTTCGACGGCCTGCTTCTAGACAGCAGCCGTGTCTTAGCGTAAACTCAATGCCGCTTGGTCGTGCGGGGTCCGGAATCCTGCATGCAGGCGCAAAGTCCATACTCATTACTGCAGGATGTGGCGTACCTATACGAAGAGGATTCTATAGGAACCAAGAATCTTGGCCATTGCCTGGCTGTTGCACCAAACGAACTCCAAGGCCATCGTTCGTTTGATCCACAACTATAAGTCGTCCTATATCCATTTAGAAAAAAATTGTACGCGCCGATAGCTACGGGATAGTCATGGGATACGCCACGATGTGGATCATGGTTTTGTGATTTATTTGGAACTGCATTCCGGCACGAGCCTGCTGAGAATAACCTGACCTGAACCTACCCTGATCATTCATCGCGACCCCAACTTCTACACACCAAATCTCTACGAAACCAGTTCCAACATTGCTGATTTCCTCACTAGAGTTGGTTAGCCACTCGAGGGCCCTAGCGGGCAGCCACAGACTCACGATGAAGCGCGCGGTGACACAGCTAAGAGTCTCCGCTAACCCCAACCGCCCGACTGTTTCACCACGCAATCACTTGCTCTATCGATTGGGAGGCGTTACTTGCATGCGTATCTATCGCCAGCTGGGGTGACAAGCGAGTCTTTCCTTGTCGTCGCTCCCCCAGATGACCTTGGAATCTGTTTGCGTGGTATCCTGAAATTTCACATAGACCACTGGGATATCCTGAATGCTGATGGCATTTCGCTGCAATTTCACGATGGTTGTGATGCGACTTGCAGCTTCTGTCCTCAAACCTTGCTCTTAGCACCGTTGAGCCGTTGCTAAGACCTGTCACGCTAAAGTCGGCAATGACAGCATAGTCTCATCCAGTACATCGGTACTCAGGAGAAGCTCTTGTTGCGCATACATCGCATATTACACAGCAGGAAGGAAGCTGACTGTACTCAAGTCCTGCAGCCTCAAACACCCTGAAATTGTTACACGATCTCTTCTTGGTATTCTAACAAACAATTGGAGCGTTTTATCTTCTTGTGATTAGACATTAGATAATGTTGCAAGCTACTTGTCGGATTCTCACCACTGCAAGCCACTGGTATTCTTTGACAATATGAGAAGAGGCTATACTCAGGCCACGTACGCCTTCGCGGCTTCCGCGCACAAGAGGCGTCATCTGCTGAGTGGCAAAGGGAGACTCCGCGCTAGGTCAGCCGAGCCCTTGCGTATCCCCATGAATCCTTCAAACTTAGCCATCAAACTCTTCCTTACATGTCCCCGCAATGTGCGATTCGTGTGTATTCTTGTCCTTCCGTCAGATCTATCTCATTCTCACATCTCTCGGTAAAACTTTAGTTCCCGCGGCAGCCCATTAAACCCGCACGTACTAAACTTCCACCAGTCGGCCTTCTTTCTCCCTATCCACCACCTTATAGCTTTGGTATCTGGTGCTAAACCCCGAGGCAACTGATTCTCTGACGTAACATCGTGATTGGTCCAGAAAATGGGTACTTGAGTGTTGCTGTCTAAGCCCATCTTCCCAGTTTCCTCGTTGCGGGGTGTGCTGAGCTTTTTGTGTAGGACAGGCATAAAATCGTCCATCATACTCTTGCACATCTCGGTACTAAAGTTATTTCGTCTCGCCGCACAGGATTCTAGCCAGTTGCCCCATTCGGCCAGTCTTGcatcttcctcctcttttTGAAACGTTGTTCCTAGCTGTGCGAGCAGACATTGGTATGTTGCTAGACAATATGATACTAGGTTTGCGTACTCGATCATGGGAACATGTGGCGCTTGGATGTAGATGCTGTTCAATGCGCGGATGAGACAGTTACATACAGCAATCGTCTTGGAGGCAGCTTTTGGATCTGGTGGCGCATCGTCGGCCTGTAATATTGAGTTTGGAAGAAGGATCATCGGACCAGTTTCCCAGGCGTACGGTTTGTGTCTGTTGGTAGGGTGTTGCGGCATTGTGTGGATGGGAGCGGCTTCTCCGTGGCTTTCGAGTATCCAACGTTTCAGGTCTTTTTCAGTAGTCATCGTTGGGGGGTGTAAGCAGTAGAAGCTATCCTAGCGATTATCATGCCCAGATCTTGCCGGGATACTCGATGCGCTACTTTGGGGTGATTATCATACAAAAGAACGCATGGCGTCAGGGTTATGTGAACATGCGGATCCGACCCTTCCTTTCGCCGTCCGTCCATCAATCTTTTTCCCGTGAACCGGATGCTCGGATGCTCAGCCCAGCTAAGGCGCGTCGCTCACGTTTGGACTAGCCGGGATATATGGAAGTTTTGATAACGGCGTAGTCGCCGCATATTACCGCTCGCTGACAGCTGCAGATCTTCTCCGAATTGGTAATTTCTTTGTCTGATGGCGTTGTATCCGCTGTGAAAGTTTATAGGGGTCGAATCAAGCTGCAGCCTTATGGCGCGCGTCCGTAAGCCGAAGGAAGGATGTTGCCGGATGTATCTCTCTCACAACAGGGTTGTGACGGCACGGTCTTTATTGTTTGCACATGTGAGCCTCGGCTGTAACGTGATCAGCATGATGAAAATGACAATGGACCATGTCAAGAACCGAATAATGACCAAGACGGGATAACTTGAGTGTATCACTGTCAATCACAATTCACCAAAGACGGGCCGAAACGCCAAAGCGCTGGGTGCATAGATATACTATCAATACTGGCATTCATGTCGAACACAACACTACTCAACTGTAAGGCTGACGGTAGTTCCTTTTGGGGTTTTCCATTATACAATCCTACTTCTGGAGTAACTTCTCCAGTTCCGCCGCGATCGCATCTCCGACCTCGCTGGTGCTCGACTTTCCACCGATATCGGCCGTTCGGACGCCGTTGTCGATAGTGATCTTGGTCGCCTCGTCGATCTTTAGCGCAATTTCCGGCAGACACAGAGAGTACTTGAACATCATGCTCATGGAGAGAACAGTGGCGATAGGGTTGACAATGCCCTTGCCGGCGATGTCCGGCGCGGAACCTTTCAAATGTCAGCAGGTACACGCACGATAACGGGCGGAGAAGCTTACCGTGAATCGGCTCATAAATGCCGTTGAGCTTGGTCTTGCCGTCTGGGATACCTCCTAAACTAGCACTTGGCAATAGACCAAGACTACCTGGAATCACACTCGCCTCGTCACTGATGATGTCGCCGAACAGATTGCTCGTGACCACAACGCCGTTTAACGCTCTTGGGTTCTTGATCATAAGCATAGCCGCCGAATCGATGAGATGAGTGCCAGACTTGAGATGCGGATACTCATCCTTCATGATGCGCTCGAAAGTTTTCCGCCATAATCTCGATGTCGCAAGCACGTTTGCCTTGTCCAAACTCCATACCGGGCATGGTGGGTTTTCGACAGACGCAAGACTGCCAGCTAAACGTACGACGCGCTCAATCTCTTCGACGCTATAAGGCTCTGTATCCATGGCTTTGCCATCGCCCTCGTCTTCCTTCCTCTCGCCGAAGTATATGCCGCCGGTCAATTCGCGGATGATGTTAAAGTTTACACCACGGACGTTTTCGGCTTTGAGAGGTGACGAGTCGACGAGCGAGTCAGAGGCGAAGAAGCATGGTCGTAGGTTTCCAAACGTTCCGAGTTCCTTTCGCAGCTTCAAGATACCTTGTTCCGGGCGCACCTTGCCGGTTCCCCATTTCTATGCCATGTATTAGACAATTGCTCCTCGTGTGGCATTGTGAGTACGTACCGGACCGCCGACAGCACCGAGAATGATCGCATCGGCCGACTTTGCTGCTGCAAGCGCTTCGTCTGTGAGAGGGTTGTTGTGCACGTCTATCGAACACTAAAAGGAGTTATAAGCTGTGGTGTACATGGTGCTTGTGAACTTACTCCTCCAAATAGATGCTCCTGGAAGTTGAATTTGTTGTCTGTGTGCTTTTCGACCACTTTGAGGATCTTGATCGCCTCCGCGACGACCTGATATGCATGATCAGTATTGGCGAAAAGTAAGTGCAAAGGCTGCTGCTACCTCTGGACCGACGCCGTCACCTGGATGCAATTAGCGCCGAACAATGAGGAAATCTCCAACTAATTTAGAACATACCGGCGAGAACAACAATGTTATGGGACGTCATATTATGTGTATCGATGTCAAATATCCTACTACCGAGAAGACTCTGTGCGCTCAACTTTTCATATATAGTCGTGAAGCTACCCCACGAAGTGTTGATGCGAGTTTCCGCTAGATGCCGGATACCCCTCCTCCGACCTCGGCCTCACTGTTCCACCCACCGACCTACCACCGCTCTCCATTATCATCTTTGTCGACGATTCAAAAATCGCTCAAGCGTTACGAATTTAAAGTTTGTGTGTGCATTCCGACATCGTACCAGCGCGCCGTTAACTGTCATCACTGCTTTCAGATATGACGTCACCGTTCCTCCTCCACCAGGACAAGTTCGAAATCTGATCTTGCATAGGACAAGGTCTTATAACGTCTTGGTGGAGATGTTGATCTGAACTGATCTTCGAAGAGAGGCAGTCTATCTCCTTCATAAGAACGTCTTGCGTGGTACATGCTACCCAAGATAGGTACGTGTCACCCCCGTTCGGCACATGACCTCGGGCGTAAGCAAAGTCAATGAATGACCAGTCATACGGACAATGGGAGATACGAACTTACTGTGCATATTGCATGGCTGGGGGGATGTTTAACCGGCTTGGGGTTACACCATCACACCAAGTCGCAGCGGTGCAGTCCAGGTTGCATTCATCCCGCTGTAATCGAATTGAGTACAGGGTTTGAACTTGTTCACCTCCAAGCACCGCGTCTCACCCTTGGCTCGCCTTGGAAGTACTGAATTGACCAGAAAAAGAAATGCCGTGTCCGTCCTGACTTCGACTACGAGCCAAGATCAGTCATACGAAGGTACCATCATGTAGGTCTGACGAATACAACCATGAGCACATCAGAACAAACAAGCGACTTGAGCTACGAGAATCACTACAGCATGGCCGATACAACCTTGTAGTTGTAGACGGGGTTTGTAAACACGGTGATTGCACAGAAGCCATCGCTGATGTAGTCGTGCGGTTCTAGAAAGACGCCCTCAACAAACTAGCAACATACTGCTAGAGATGCCGGATAGTCTAACTATGTCTTCTACGTCAGTCAACGGTACAATGCCGCGCCGTTGGCTGAGCGCATGCAGTCCATGGCTCAGAGGTTGGTAGGGATGAGAGCAAGATACGCTCAACGGTACTACGGGGCAGCGTACCAAAGTCTAGCAACTCGTCAGCCCAACAACACTCTACCAAGGTACACGCGTTCTTGGCTCAGTCTACGAGGTGTAGTCATTACCGCCACCGTCTCGTGTGTCCAGTTCCACACGGCCGTGATCTGTTGAACTGCACCCAACAGAAGTGCAGGAAGTAATTGACGACCCACCGAGTAATGAATGCATCATCAAATCCCATATACCCATTGTGCATTTGTCCAAAATTCAACAAGTTCTAGAACGCCCCAAAATGCTGGGCAAACTTACCGGGTGTTAGATGGAATGCATCCAGATGCTCGGCATAAACTTAAAGTGGGTAACAATCTATCATGAACCATAGTTCATCTGGGCATACCTAGGCAGAAAGCGCTAGGTAAGTGCTGGATACGACTAGTGCGTCGACGGAGAAAAGGAGAAAAGAAGGGTGTCTGATGTGTCTGTCCACTGTATACAGGTAGGCGATATGAGGAACTTAAAGACGGCCGTGGGACTGTAGCGGGTGGAGCGAAATTGTGCTCCGAGTGGATGGGCACTCGAAGTACAGAAGTAGTACGAGTGCGTGATGTCTGCATGCCATGTGTGTCCGTCGGACTTGCATGACTGTGCTTATACGGTCGTTTGCGCTGTCGTTCACGGATGATGGCTCTCAGTGCCGTACCATAGACCTTTGCAAAAGGACGGCGTCAACAGACACTGCCAACAGAGGGTGCAGGCTTGGCTCGGTCCGAGCCTCAGGGGCACGATGGTGCTGGCGCCGATAGACTTGGCATGCTGCGGGCTCAGTACGGGTCCTATGATGAGCGACCTGTGCCGTCATTGCCTGGCTGACAACGCACTCATGCCACTCAGCAAAGTCCGAATATGCTCCATGAGGAAATTGGGGAAAGTCCGTCGGCGGAGGGTGCTACAAACGCCTGTCATTCCAGCCAAGACGTCGGTCTCATATTCAGGGGACGCGTAATCATAGCGAAGTCAGAGAGTTGACACAACAGTGCTTGGCAGCAATGGCAGCGGAAGAAACATAAAGTCTGAGCTCATAAGGTTTGAAGTCTTGGTCGTTAACAGTTGAGATAAAGGAGTAGATGAAATTCGTAATGGCTGAAGGCGGCGATAACGTGTGGTGGAGGCTCAATGATCAGCGCGGGATGGCGTACCTTCTAACCGTTCCTGTACCAGGCTCCGTAGATCACCACCCGCGCTGACAGTGCCAAAATGCTTCGTGAAGCATCGCATCTTGACCTGCCGATGCCCGCCAAGTGTCTTGGGTATGAAGATCTCTTGTATGCGCCTCAGACAGAGTGCGTGTGCGCCCATATACCGTCGCCGTGTGCTCGCGACAAGCCTCCGGCGGTCTAGGCGCCGCGCAACAAGTTTGCGTATCTTGTACAGCCAAGTGCACAGCCAAGGTCCACGCAATGTCGTGATGCAATTTGGCTACAGTAGTTGTGCAGCCTGTACTTTGATCTGCGGCTCTGTGGTTGGTCTCGCATAGTGTTGGAGATGTGTTTTGGCCATTTGCTGGGCAATGGCTTGGTATTCATCTACCCTCCGCGTATGGCGGTAGGCGCAGGTGGTCCAAGGTAAGTCCCAGGGCGCACttggcgactacagtggcctttttacactagtacgtcaagtattttatgacacccgggtggGCGCGTACATGGTGCCCCGGATTCACTTGCATCTCCGCGATTCGCTTCTGTGTCGGATATAATATCTGTTGTCCTCCCCTGCACGTTGGCTACATTGTGAAGTTCCACGGTACAAACAAAGTCGGTACCGCCTCCACAGTTGCGCGATTAAAATCTGTTTCCCAGCTCCAGTTCACTGTGGATCCTTGTGCTTTCCGGTCAAAATATTCTACTATTTATCTTTCTTCCCTCCCCGACTCTCACTTATCCATCACCTATACAACAGCACCTTCGGGTTGCGCGTACCTCAAGCCATCCGCGGCAAGCATTCCAACCACCTTCCGAACTCTACAAAGACGGTGCATCTCAACATGTTGTCCATCCGCTCGAGCGTCGACAGCATTTCGAGCCGTCTCAGCGGCGAGAAACCCCTTCCACGACCAAGCTACTACTGCAACATGAACCCAGAAGAGCAATCACTCTGGTCCATCATCGGCGAAGAAAAGTACGAATATGTACGCGACAAGAAAGGCCGACTACATCGCCACCGTCTCACCTACGCCGAACGGGCTCAAAAACAGCGTCTGTTCTTCGAAGCTCGTGTTGGCCATGCCATCGTCGGCGATGAATGGATGCACATGAAGCTCCCGGCTCGTCGTCGCTAGTACACAATGGCCTGTTCTCCGACAACGGCCTGCGACCCCACCACTCGTTCCTAAACGGTTTCCGACAATGTCAGAACAATCCATTATGCCGCGAGGGCAGTTCGACTTTGGTCTCCTTTGTTAGAGTTTGTGTTTGAGGCTGCGCCTAGACTCGAGGTGGTGCCAGGCCTTCACTATACCGTTTCCTTTGTTCTACGTTTGTTTTATCGAGTCGGAACAATGACCTCTACACCCCGGAAGATACCCAGCATATCGATGCACCCTGGAGTTTGTTTGTATCAACAGTGGAAACAGCTACATTTATAGATTTCACACTTTGCATTTCCCCCTTGACTTTTGTGTGTTACATGATGAGGGACAGGCTTCCCAGCGTGCGTGATGTGTAAGATGGGATGAAAGGTCGCCTCAGCGCAGGCAGTGCACATCAGCAGATGAGCGTAGAAACAAGGTGACATGACACTAGCAGGAAAGGGGCGATAAAAGGCACCTGGGCAGTGTTTTGAAAAGGATGCCTTGGCTGAACGCCGCCGCCTCTTAGCTCGCTCATCCCCATTGGCTGGTTCcgcggcggcggcggcggcggcggccTTCAAGCTTCGCCCGTGGGCTGTGACTTTACAACTCAATCACCACCAGAAGCACATTGCCGTCCGATCGAGGCACCATGTTCTGGCCCTACCCGTGAGAATACGCCTGGTAGAGTCACAAAATTACATCAAACAATGTCGGACGAGGAGGAACTGCTGGTCATCGCGGCAAAGGGCGATGTCATCATCGATGTCGCACAGGAAGAACGAGGGCAGCGCTTCTCCTATCGAGTGGACTCGAAGACGCTGCAGCAGAAGTCGCGGTACTTTGAGAATCTACTGAGCGATCGCTTTAGTGAGGGGCAGCAGTTGGCGAAAGCTCTCGAAGCTCTCAAGTTGGGCGGCCATGGGGATATGACAGATGTGCCTACTGATGTATTGCCTCACATCTCAATCATCAATGTTGGACGAGTCGCTGTAGCCAAAGTCTCTTCCATTCGCAATCTACTTGCAGACTTCCTCCGCGCCATCCATGGCCTCGATCTTGCCGTCCCAAACCCGCCTATCGCCAACGTAGCCAACCTCGCCGTCGTTGCCGACCGTTTCGATGCTGTCGCGTGCCTTTCGAAATATTTTCAGAAGAGAAAATATCTGCAGCTACTCGATGCAAAGGCGAGAGGCAAGCCCAGTCCATCGCAGTCGGAAGAGAGAACACGGCAGAGATTGTTTGTTGGTATACTTTTCGACCACCCAGCCTGGGTAACAAAATACTCCAAGCAGTTGATAATGCGAGACTCGGTTCAGTGGCAGCCAGTAGTAGAAGAGGACCATACGAAAGCTCTGTGGTGGGACATGCCCAACGGCGTCGAGGACGAGTTGATTCAGCGGCGAGAGCACATACTGGAGACGATCAACTCTCTGCAGGCACATTTCCTCAAGCTCTACACGTCTGGAGAACGACAATGCAAGCTGGGATACGATACGTCAATACAATGTGACTCTTTTCAGCTAGGAGAAATGGTCCGCTTCTTCTTCAAGATCGACACGGTACGACTACAGGGCAAAATCTACGACAATACAGAACCGACATACTATCTTGGTGACATTGACCGGCTTCTGTCATCTCTTCGCCAGTGCTCAAACTACCAGGTCGACAGCAATCATGCGCATTGTGGGCTACGCTCGCGGCTGCTTCCACTCCTCGACCTGATACAGAACACTCTCAGCCTCGATGCTAGTAGTGCCGATATCGGCATCTGTGCAGAATGTTGGAGCGGCCACCGTGAGGAGTACGCCTGGACCCTGGCCAAGCGACCGGTTATGTGGGCCCACCCTAAG
The sequence above is a segment of the Pyrenophora tritici-repentis strain M4 chromosome 3, whole genome shotgun sequence genome. Coding sequences within it:
- a CDS encoding LeuB, Isocitrate-isopropylmalate dehydrogenase, whose translation is MTSHNIVVLAGDGVGPEVVAEAIKILKVVEKHTDNKFNFQEHLFGGCSIDVHNNPLTDEALAAAKSADAIILGAVGGPKWGTGKVRPEQGILKLRKELGTFGNLRPCFFASDSLVDSSPLKAENVRGVNFNIIRELTGGIYFGERKEDEGDGKAMDTEPYSVEEIERVVRLAGSLASVENPPCPVWSLDKANVLATSRLWRKTFERIMKDEYPHLKSGTHLIDSAAMLMIKNPRALNGVVVTSNLFGDIISDEASVIPGSLGLLPSASLGGIPDGKTKLNGIYEPIHGSAPDIAGKGIVNPIATVLSMSMMFKYSLCLPEIALKIDEATKITIDNGVRTADIGGKSSTSEVGDAIAAELEKLLQK